A portion of the Actomonas aquatica genome contains these proteins:
- a CDS encoding MBG domain-containing protein — translation MSQSNADSPVTLLPVARRGIRSAWKNRRRVVGGLLLSSLLAGPVAALPEGGEVVAGDVTIDAGANTLNLTQLGDAAIVNWADFSIAAGEVVNITQDSAQAALLNRVLGANPSELLGQLNASGRVYLINPNGVVVGKDASINAMEFVASALDVTDQDFLDGGDLNFAGESTAGVLNLGKITAENGDVILIAYTVANEGEIAAANGIAGLAAGREVVLSPQGDQRLLVKTSVGADAAEVGVANAGVIDAAQAELKAAGGSLYELAINQSGIVRATGVAHRDGRILLTAEGGELQHSGTLAARNADGSGGEVLLGGDFRGQNAAVANAARTTVTADAVIDVSAAADSAASAGRAIVWADEQTDFAGFIDGRAGGQGGHGAFAEVSGKQILNYRGLADLTAVHGLTGMLWLDPDEAIISSATDDQPNGVFNTAVLAANLATANVTIDTSSAYGNGFDVFGDITVNDAVTWTSGSSLILKSGDNINVNADLTGGSGSAVIFELGVGGRFAETTGNLTVDSGATVTADTVSIRQNADAAPAGSGNLPPSGFEGRVMGAVAFDGVLNTQTLDLALNEGGIGGAVTIANAANAIGMLTTSDATPAAIGGAVHIVDGSGDLTIDGQLNAYSEELGVGSGFDVQIITAGNLTLASGATIETTDADITLVATGGNFTNLAGSPAITNHNSGRALIYADNPTDSALGGLSFEPVYDRTYAANAPGTITATGNRILYRLAPILTLTADDLARLYGSANPTLTFSVDGLVGDDTAAQAFSGAPVLSTTATAGDDVGTAAITIAAGTVVASDYNYQIAFAPGTLTINPAPLTIRPDDLTRSFGTDNPTLTASFTGLVNGDTAADITGLTLSTAATASSPDGAYNIIASGATNANYTYTYLNGLLTVGASSVTIRAHDFTRFFGDANPTFTGTVSAPTGFDLDLITGLSYSSTATPTSGVGTYAIVPSVDTLDGVSFNLVNGVLTVDPRLLTITAGDVSRFYGSANPTFGGTLSGLASFHTAADIVGLSYSTTAAIDSDVGSYAITPTVGANPNYAITTTAGTLTIDPVSLTITAQDASKLFADLDPTFAADVEGLVLDQSLADLGTLAVTTPTGQLSDVGTYAITPAWATTTGLAGNYAVTFVPATFTVTPRPVSILVGDQSRSYGDANPSFSYSLSGTNPTGYTNLSLLDTTGLSLSTTATAGSDVGTYSITAGGITDANYAVTYMPGRLTVNPALLSVQVADAARLYGAANPTFTATGNGLKLSDTLADAIGTLSLSTAATAASNAGTYAINAAGSALSGNYQVSFVPGTLTVNRAPLFIAPELTSRLYGDANPTFTLSATGLVNGDTPAVIQGLSFAGPNVAAGVGSHTVSITSASAINYDLTFGTGTLNILARPLTITADTLHREYGELNPTLTATFAGLASFDTVDDITGLHLSTVATASSNVIAGGYGIQVTSDANANYAITYVPGRLIIDPAPLLLDLGNVTREYGDANPTPSASIATGFKLGDTFESIGLQIGTDATPTSDVGNYLYNATASSPNYDITVNGGTLNVTPAPIAVHVTDTSRLYGDMLEGLPSFTVDGLKFAADREGLIQIDDPADFRSDVGTYAFAGTLLDPNYTLTDFTGTLLVLPRPLTVAATATRFFGDENPTGSAFTLTGDFANGDLASDILGFATTTDLARGHNVGTYDVTAASTFTLRSNNYTLADTSAAVTIAPRPLNIEIAPIERYYGEGNPSFSLIGDTNLPTDLNTLDEVLRFTAPDRATAPGNYTIEAEIINANYTIGTLGFGNLAILKRPLTITVDNVARYYGDANPTFSAIFGGMGLPDFVDPASVLDLRTVVPTDVFSDAGHYLISMLWSSFDSDLYALEAFTPGVLSIFPRPVTLIVNDAELAVSPGTDPASIFDLSDVAFSVTGTNFANGETAAEQFGNLEYEVSDDPAAAQVGVPVDLNNYVAPDLRAFVGGVAGASDGESGGRSIGRDEGDDSTSGEQVGFIPVVIDGETTEVAVNEIEIGASDPGTIVTGDAVIFVPDTSIGTGETRVTRSIGISGGHLGTNRNYVVTAVTNGVLTVRNRTEIEEMIKLAEDAVASDASVEVRSISDYANDIGLLFSDQPEMTFEMILGHLTDTFGEDRGEGSLYYAIFGEEDVSPPFNAARIRAWMADLATNPEKRAALGGAMVGYLAKVQALPVTERSGAQNLLAQVVQQKFAEERDRTGNLLISRLEAFQRNNAAGGLYYSLLDEVETIKTRLAAAAQGFLDFESGSLSATETTLLNDILARSGDPRETADTLALIDQWIATREGGERAFIDDQIAGFREELLALQTQRADLREVLEDPTAEGATLYAGGMQGLFGSNVPYLDILGEARLDALDAKLANYDVLSGAIGGVTGGAVGGAGVAAAASTQAAVNIAKTIFPYVRSASAGAGRLASGPMALATFIIGSTERAFQVFQEDEQRIIFENLVGDVGEPRAFADIDFSPLPDITAEDYDPLPGDMQAMIQKQFLMDAMTSLLVGPAGGEG, via the coding sequence ATGAGCCAGTCGAATGCCGACTCCCCCGTCACTTTGTTACCCGTTGCCCGTCGAGGAATCCGTTCCGCGTGGAAAAATCGGCGCCGGGTAGTCGGAGGTCTGTTGCTGAGCAGCCTGTTGGCGGGCCCGGTCGCCGCTTTGCCCGAGGGCGGTGAGGTCGTGGCGGGTGATGTGACCATCGATGCTGGCGCGAACACGCTCAATCTGACTCAGCTCGGCGATGCGGCCATCGTGAACTGGGCCGATTTCTCCATCGCGGCGGGCGAGGTTGTTAACATCACGCAGGACAGCGCGCAGGCTGCTTTGCTCAATCGCGTGCTCGGGGCCAATCCGTCGGAGTTGCTCGGCCAGCTCAACGCCTCGGGGCGCGTTTACCTCATCAACCCCAACGGCGTGGTGGTGGGCAAAGACGCTTCGATCAACGCAATGGAGTTCGTCGCGTCGGCGCTCGATGTGACGGACCAGGATTTTCTCGACGGCGGCGACCTGAACTTTGCCGGCGAATCCACCGCCGGTGTGCTCAACCTCGGTAAAATCACCGCTGAAAACGGCGACGTGATCCTCATCGCCTACACCGTCGCCAATGAGGGGGAAATCGCCGCGGCCAACGGCATCGCCGGTCTCGCCGCCGGTCGCGAGGTGGTGCTCAGTCCGCAGGGCGACCAGCGCCTCTTGGTCAAAACCAGCGTCGGTGCCGATGCCGCCGAAGTCGGCGTGGCCAACGCGGGCGTGATCGACGCCGCGCAGGCGGAGCTGAAAGCCGCCGGTGGCAGCCTTTACGAGTTGGCCATCAACCAGAGCGGCATCGTCCGTGCCACCGGCGTCGCTCATCGCGATGGTCGGATCCTACTCACGGCCGAGGGCGGCGAGCTGCAACACAGCGGCACGCTGGCCGCGCGCAACGCCGATGGCAGTGGCGGCGAGGTGCTGCTCGGCGGCGACTTCCGCGGTCAAAACGCCGCCGTTGCCAACGCCGCGCGCACCACGGTCACGGCCGACGCCGTCATCGATGTGTCCGCCGCCGCCGACAGCGCGGCCAGCGCCGGACGTGCGATCGTGTGGGCGGACGAGCAGACCGACTTTGCCGGCTTTATCGATGGCCGCGCAGGCGGGCAGGGCGGCCACGGCGCCTTTGCCGAGGTATCGGGCAAGCAAATACTCAACTACCGGGGACTCGCCGACCTCACTGCGGTGCACGGCCTGACCGGCATGCTCTGGCTGGATCCGGACGAGGCGATCATCAGCAGCGCGACCGACGATCAGCCCAACGGCGTGTTCAACACCGCCGTGCTCGCCGCCAACCTCGCCACCGCCAACGTCACGATCGATACCTCCAGCGCTTACGGCAACGGCTTCGACGTCTTTGGTGACATCACGGTCAACGATGCGGTGACCTGGACCTCGGGCTCTTCGCTCATCCTGAAATCCGGCGACAATATCAACGTGAACGCCGACCTCACGGGCGGCAGCGGCAGTGCTGTCATTTTCGAGTTGGGCGTCGGTGGTAGGTTTGCGGAAACCACTGGCAATCTCACGGTCGACAGCGGCGCGACGGTCACGGCCGATACGGTTTCGATCCGCCAGAACGCCGACGCCGCGCCGGCCGGGAGCGGCAATCTGCCGCCGTCCGGTTTTGAGGGCCGCGTCATGGGCGCCGTCGCTTTTGATGGCGTGCTCAATACGCAGACGCTCGATCTCGCGCTCAACGAGGGCGGTATCGGCGGGGCGGTGACGATTGCCAATGCCGCCAACGCCATCGGCATGCTCACCACGTCCGACGCCACTCCTGCGGCGATTGGCGGTGCGGTGCACATTGTCGATGGCTCGGGCGACCTGACCATCGACGGTCAGCTCAACGCCTACAGCGAAGAGCTCGGAGTCGGCAGTGGGTTCGACGTGCAAATCATCACGGCCGGCAACCTCACCCTCGCCAGCGGTGCGACGATCGAGACCACCGACGCCGACATCACCTTGGTCGCAACCGGCGGCAACTTCACCAATCTCGCCGGCAGCCCTGCCATCACGAACCACAACTCCGGTCGCGCGCTGATCTACGCCGACAATCCCACCGACAGCGCGCTCGGCGGCCTCAGTTTCGAGCCAGTTTACGATCGCACTTACGCGGCCAACGCCCCCGGCACCATCACCGCGACCGGCAACCGCATCCTCTACCGTCTCGCGCCCATCCTGACGCTCACGGCCGACGACCTCGCGCGCCTCTACGGCAGCGCCAATCCGACCCTGACCTTCTCGGTCGACGGCCTCGTGGGCGACGATACCGCCGCGCAGGCCTTCAGCGGCGCGCCCGTGCTTAGCACCACCGCCACCGCCGGCGACGACGTCGGCACGGCCGCCATCACCATCGCGGCCGGCACCGTGGTGGCCTCCGACTACAACTACCAGATCGCCTTCGCGCCCGGCACGCTGACCATCAACCCGGCGCCGCTCACGATCCGCCCCGACGATCTCACCCGCAGTTTCGGCACCGACAACCCCACACTCACCGCCTCTTTCACCGGACTCGTTAATGGCGACACCGCCGCGGACATCACGGGGCTCACGTTGAGCACGGCCGCCACCGCGAGCTCCCCCGACGGCGCCTACAACATCATCGCGAGCGGTGCCACCAACGCCAACTACACCTACACCTACCTCAACGGCCTGCTCACCGTCGGCGCCTCCAGCGTGACGATCCGCGCGCACGACTTCACGCGCTTCTTTGGTGACGCCAACCCGACCTTCACCGGCACGGTGAGCGCCCCGACCGGCTTCGACCTCGATCTGATTACGGGCCTGAGCTACAGCAGCACCGCCACGCCGACCTCGGGCGTCGGCACCTACGCCATCGTGCCGTCGGTCGACACCCTCGACGGCGTTTCCTTCAACCTCGTCAACGGCGTGCTGACAGTCGATCCGCGCCTGCTTACCATCACCGCCGGTGATGTGTCGCGGTTCTATGGTTCCGCCAACCCCACCTTTGGCGGCACGCTCTCCGGTCTGGCCTCGTTTCACACCGCAGCCGACATCGTGGGGCTGAGCTACTCCACCACGGCGGCGATCGACTCCGACGTCGGCTCCTATGCGATCACACCCACCGTCGGCGCGAATCCCAACTACGCCATCACCACCACGGCCGGCACGCTCACCATTGATCCGGTTTCGCTGACCATCACCGCGCAGGACGCGAGCAAGCTCTTCGCCGATCTTGACCCGACCTTTGCGGCCGACGTGGAGGGGCTGGTGCTCGATCAATCGTTGGCCGATCTCGGCACGCTCGCGGTGACCACGCCGACCGGCCAGCTCTCCGATGTTGGCACCTACGCCATCACTCCCGCCTGGGCGACGACGACCGGCTTGGCCGGCAACTACGCGGTGACCTTCGTGCCCGCGACCTTCACCGTCACGCCGCGCCCGGTGAGCATCCTCGTGGGCGACCAATCCCGCAGCTACGGCGACGCCAACCCGAGCTTTTCCTACAGCCTCTCCGGCACCAATCCGACCGGCTACACCAACCTCAGCCTGCTCGACACCACCGGTCTGAGTCTGAGCACGACCGCTACCGCGGGCTCCGACGTCGGCACTTACAGCATTACGGCTGGCGGCATTACCGATGCCAATTACGCGGTCACCTACATGCCCGGCAGACTCACGGTGAACCCGGCGCTGCTTTCCGTTCAGGTGGCCGATGCCGCCCGCCTCTATGGCGCGGCCAATCCCACCTTCACCGCCACGGGCAATGGTCTCAAACTTTCGGATACACTCGCTGATGCGATCGGCACCCTGAGCCTCAGCACCGCCGCCACGGCTGCCAGCAACGCTGGCACTTACGCCATCAACGCGGCCGGCTCTGCCCTCAGCGGCAACTACCAGGTGAGCTTCGTGCCGGGCACGCTCACGGTGAACCGCGCCCCGCTGTTCATCGCGCCGGAACTCACCTCGCGCCTCTACGGCGACGCCAATCCCACCTTCACGCTCAGCGCCACGGGACTCGTCAACGGCGACACCCCGGCCGTGATTCAGGGCCTCTCGTTTGCCGGCCCCAACGTCGCTGCCGGCGTCGGCAGCCACACCGTTTCGATCACGTCGGCTTCGGCCATCAACTATGATCTCACCTTCGGCACCGGCACGCTCAACATCCTCGCCCGACCGCTCACGATCACGGCCGACACCCTGCACCGCGAATACGGCGAGTTGAACCCAACCCTCACCGCCACCTTCGCTGGTCTGGCGTCCTTTGACACCGTGGACGACATCACCGGGCTCCACCTTTCCACGGTGGCGACGGCTTCCTCCAACGTGATCGCCGGCGGCTACGGCATCCAGGTGACGTCCGACGCCAACGCCAACTACGCCATCACCTACGTGCCCGGCCGTCTCATCATCGATCCGGCGCCGTTGCTACTGGATTTGGGCAACGTGACTCGCGAATACGGCGACGCCAACCCCACGCCATCCGCGTCGATCGCCACCGGCTTCAAGCTCGGCGACACCTTTGAGTCGATCGGCCTGCAGATCGGGACCGATGCGACGCCGACGAGTGACGTGGGCAACTACCTCTACAACGCCACGGCCAGCAGCCCCAACTACGACATCACGGTCAACGGCGGCACCCTCAACGTGACCCCGGCGCCCATCGCGGTGCATGTGACCGACACCAGCCGCCTCTACGGCGACATGTTGGAGGGTTTGCCGAGCTTCACGGTCGACGGCCTGAAATTTGCCGCCGACCGCGAAGGACTCATCCAGATCGATGATCCGGCGGACTTCCGCAGCGATGTCGGCACCTATGCCTTCGCGGGCACGCTGCTCGATCCCAACTACACGCTCACCGACTTCACCGGGACGCTCCTCGTGCTGCCGCGTCCGCTCACGGTGGCCGCGACGGCGACGCGTTTCTTCGGTGACGAGAATCCGACCGGCAGCGCGTTCACGCTCACCGGCGACTTTGCCAACGGCGATCTGGCGAGCGACATCCTCGGTTTCGCCACCACGACCGATCTCGCCCGCGGACATAACGTCGGCACCTACGACGTGACCGCTGCGTCGACCTTCACGCTGCGTTCCAACAACTACACGCTCGCGGACACCTCCGCCGCGGTGACCATCGCGCCGCGTCCGCTCAACATCGAGATCGCCCCGATCGAGCGCTACTATGGCGAAGGCAACCCGAGCTTCTCGCTCATCGGTGACACCAATCTGCCGACCGACCTCAACACGCTCGACGAAGTGCTGCGCTTCACCGCGCCGGACCGCGCGACCGCGCCTGGCAACTACACGATCGAGGCGGAGATCATTAACGCCAACTACACGATCGGCACCCTCGGCTTCGGCAACCTCGCCATCCTGAAGCGTCCGCTCACCATCACGGTCGACAATGTGGCCCGCTATTACGGCGACGCCAACCCCACCTTCAGCGCCATCTTCGGTGGCATGGGGCTGCCGGACTTTGTCGACCCCGCGAGTGTGCTCGATCTGCGCACCGTGGTGCCGACGGATGTCTTCAGCGACGCCGGTCACTACCTCATCTCGATGTTGTGGTCGTCCTTCGACAGCGACCTCTACGCGCTCGAGGCGTTTACGCCCGGCGTGCTGTCGATCTTCCCGCGTCCGGTCACGCTCATCGTCAACGACGCCGAGCTCGCCGTTTCGCCCGGCACGGATCCGGCGTCGATCTTCGATCTCAGCGACGTCGCCTTCTCGGTTACCGGCACGAACTTCGCCAACGGTGAGACCGCTGCTGAGCAGTTTGGGAATCTTGAATACGAGGTGAGCGACGATCCCGCTGCGGCCCAGGTGGGGGTGCCGGTGGACCTCAACAACTACGTCGCGCCCGACCTGCGCGCCTTCGTGGGTGGCGTCGCCGGAGCGTCCGACGGCGAAAGCGGCGGCCGGAGCATCGGTCGCGACGAAGGCGATGACTCCACCAGCGGCGAGCAGGTGGGTTTCATCCCCGTTGTCATTGATGGCGAGACGACGGAGGTCGCGGTGAACGAGATCGAAATCGGCGCCTCCGATCCCGGCACGATCGTGACGGGCGATGCGGTTATCTTCGTGCCGGATACCTCCATCGGCACAGGTGAGACCCGCGTGACCCGTTCCATCGGCATCAGCGGCGGCCACCTCGGCACGAACCGCAACTATGTCGTCACCGCCGTGACCAACGGCGTGCTCACCGTGCGCAACCGCACCGAAATCGAGGAGATGATCAAACTCGCCGAAGACGCCGTGGCCTCGGACGCCAGCGTCGAGGTGCGGTCGATTTCCGACTACGCCAACGACATCGGTCTGCTGTTCTCCGATCAGCCCGAGATGACCTTCGAGATGATCCTCGGCCACCTCACCGACACCTTCGGAGAGGACCGCGGCGAAGGCAGTCTGTATTACGCGATCTTCGGCGAGGAAGACGTGAGCCCGCCCTTCAACGCTGCGCGCATTCGCGCCTGGATGGCCGACCTCGCGACCAACCCGGAAAAACGTGCCGCGCTCGGCGGGGCCATGGTTGGTTATCTCGCCAAGGTCCAGGCCCTCCCGGTGACCGAGCGCTCCGGCGCGCAGAACCTGCTCGCGCAGGTGGTGCAGCAGAAGTTTGCCGAAGAGCGCGACCGGACCGGCAATCTGCTGATCTCGCGCCTCGAGGCCTTCCAGCGCAACAACGCCGCGGGTGGTCTCTATTACAGTCTGCTCGACGAAGTGGAGACGATCAAAACGCGTCTCGCTGCGGCGGCGCAGGGCTTCCTCGATTTTGAGAGCGGCTCCCTCAGCGCAACCGAGACGACCTTGCTCAACGACATCCTCGCGCGGTCGGGCGATCCGCGCGAAACCGCCGATACGCTGGCCCTCATTGATCAATGGATCGCCACGCGCGAGGGCGGCGAACGTGCCTTCATCGACGACCAGATTGCCGGCTTCCGCGAAGAGTTGCTCGCGTTGCAAACCCAGCGGGCGGACCTGCGCGAGGTGTTGGAAGATCCCACCGCCGAGGGCGCGACCCTTTACGCGGGCGGCATGCAGGGCTTGTTCGGCTCAAACGTGCCCTACCTCGACATCCTCGGGGAGGCGCGACTCGACGCCCTCGATGCCAAGTTGGCCAACTACGATGTGTTGAGCGGCGCCATCGGCGGCGTGACGGGAGGAGCCGTGGGCGGCGCCGGCGTCGCGGCGGCCGCGAGCACCCAGGCGGCTGTGAATATCGCCAAAACGATCTTCCCCTACGTGCGCAGCGCATCGGCGGGGGCCGGCCGTCTCGCCTCCGGACCGATGGCCCTCGCGACCTTCATCATCGGGTCCACCGAACGGGCCTTCCAGGTGTTTCAGGAAGACGAGCAACGCATCATCTTCGAAAACCTCGTGGGTGACGTGGGCGAGCCGCGGGCCTTTGCCGACATCGACTTCTCGCCGCTGCCGGACATCACCGCCGAGGACTACGATCCGTTGCCGGGCGACATGCAGGCGATGATCCAAAAACAATTCCTCATGGATGCGATGACTAGCCTACTGGTCGGTCCGGCGGGAGGGGAGGGCTGA